TTGTGTGGCCGCACGCACTTTTGTTCGTATGTGcatgcaatatatgcattgaacggccactttcaaatgattttggacaaacggatggtacgatcatctgcatgactggtCCTACAGctcaagtttgacagtacaggatgtaattcgctgcgccggactcattaccagaacgtgttggtggtcgagctgggtggggtcacctgagaaatttcaggggtagtgtcgcaaaaatgcagggagggtgtacacccccctggcGGGGTGTAGGGGAATCCCTGCTTGCTACAGTATGTCAACAAGTGGACGATCTGGGCCAAGGAGGGACTACAGAGATGACCATGGTAGTGTTTGACAGATGTGCCGAAACAAAATGGTAGACGAGTGTTGAGCTTCAAACTGTCGTAAAGTAGTTTGCTATATTTTCTCGTAAGAAAGGACCGCTTATTTTGAGAGGGAATATGGCAGTTACGTTAATGTACTGCCAACCTGTCCATACTCTCACTGTCCCATTTTTGTAATTTCAGATGCAACAGCAACCAAAAGTGTGCTCCATGTAGAGGATGAGCCCACAGACATTTGTGATCGAATTTCATCTGCTGGCACCTCTTCAGACGCACGCTTCAATGTCAGTGCAACGACTGTACAACCTCCATTCGACAACAGTGTCACAGTCACTCTGAAGGGTCATCACACAGATTCTAAGCCCAAAGACATTGCCCCATACGCGCACGctggcgagaagccatacaagtgcgatgtgtGTCCTGAAAAGCTCAGCCATACCGCAAACCTGCAGCGTCACAAGCCTACACACACAGCCGAGAAGCGACACGAGTGCGATCTCTGCCCCGCAATGTTCAGCCGGAGTACGCACCTGCGAGAACATAAgctgacacacacgggtgagaagccgtacaagtgcgacctttgtcctgcagagttccgcCAGAGCAGGCACCTGACGTGTCACAGGAAAACACACACGGGTGAtaggccatacaagtgtgatctctgtcctgcagagttccgaCAGAGTAATAACCTTCGGTGTCACGAGCGGACACACTccggcgagaagccgtacaagtgcgatctctgtcctgcagagttcacccGTAGCTCGAACCTGCAGCGTCATAACCAggcacacacgggtgagaagcggtacaagtgcaatctctgtcctGCGGAATTCACCCGCAAAATGCGCTTGCGGGAtcacaagcacacacacacaggcgagaagccgtacaagtgcaatctttgtcctgcagagttccgcCGGAATACGCACCTGCAGCAACAccagcggacacacacgggcgagaagccgtacaagtgcgacctctgccctgcagagttcagccggaATATGTACCTGCAGCaacacaagcagacacacacgggcaagaagccgtacaagtgcgatctttgttctgcagagttcagccggaATACGAGCCTCCGGCaacacaagcggacacacacgtgTGAAAAGACGTACAAGGGTGACCTCTGTTCTGCAGACTTACGACAGGACAAGCACCTGCAGTGTCTACAAGTGGACACACACGGGcaagaagccgtacaagtgtgatctctaTCTTGCAGGGTTCACCCATAGcatctctgtcctgcagtgtTTAGTGAGAGCACACCCCTGCGACATCACAAACATGCAAGTACAGGCACACGCGGGCGAGAAGCCATGCAGGTGCCGTATTTGCCCCGCATAATTCAACAAGAGCATCCAC
This is a stretch of genomic DNA from Ornithodoros turicata isolate Travis unplaced genomic scaffold, ASM3712646v1 ctg00001347.1, whole genome shotgun sequence. It encodes these proteins:
- the LOC135376889 gene encoding zinc finger protein 239-like, with product ATATKSVLHVEDEPTDICDRISSAGTSSDARFNVSATTVQPPFDNSVTVTLKGHHTDSKPKDIAPYAHAGEKPYKCDVCPEKLSHTANLQRHKPTHTAEKRHECDLCPAMFSRSTHLREHKLTHTGEKPYKCDLCPAEFRQSRHLTCHRKTHTGDRPYKCDLCPAEFRQSNNLRCHERTHSGEKPYKCDLCPAEFTRSSNLQRHNQAHTGEKRYKCNLCPAEFTRKMRLRDHKHTHTGEKPYKCNLCPAEFRRNTHLQQHQRTHTGEKPYKCDLCPAEFSRNMYLQQHKQTHTGKKPYKCDLCSAEFSRNTSLRQHKRTHTCEKTYKGDLCSADLRQDKHLQCLQVDTHGQEAVQV